From a single Anomaloglossus baeobatrachus isolate aAnoBae1 chromosome 4, aAnoBae1.hap1, whole genome shotgun sequence genomic region:
- the RINT1 gene encoding RAD50-interacting protein 1, whose translation MASCETDEALNKSDHHDLEKPTEVPLNPDPNTTDLPFYVCEFVEKEIGNDFKSLWKVSGLIDKIAEEKKHLEEQVLTVSSEAPKRIQAALNNAESSQSSLVALLKREGTVSEAITKHLENAASWMDDLGALTDQINEVERHLSYLKWISQIEELSDNIQQHLMTNNVAEAASTLVSMTEHAIKLQDSSCIHLLKFMTSTVQFWHKILKDKLTSDFEEVLSQLHWPFIGPLQPPTPVSSSASGSVADVYASLEMLFTQLLKLQISDELISKPKQVPEKYSLPASPPIILPIQIMLSPLQKRFRYHFSGNRQTNVLSKPEWYLTQVLMWIGNHTKFLNEKIQPILKSSRSTVNAKMEFTRGLVMLVLEKLSIDIPCLLYDDVLFCHLVDEVLLFQRELHTAHGYLSSLPNCMHILSEDTFFQRWLTVERKLALEKMDSMLSSEAAWSSQYKDISDVDEMKFPDCAETFMTLLLVITDRYKNLPTAEKKLKFLELQKNLVDDFRIRLTQVMKEENRALLSFKYCAILNAVNYIATVLGDWADNIFFLQLQQAALEVCTAINSSNKLQLGQLASMEISVFDDMINLLERLKNDMLSRQVEHVFREVKEGAKMYKKERWLSLPSQSEQAVMSLSSSACPMLLTLRDRLLQLEQQLCHTLFKSVWQMLAEKLDLFIYQDVILANHFNEGGAAQLQFDMSRNLFPLFSHYCKRPENYFKHVKEACTILNLSVGSALLLKDVLQSAAPCLDKTATNDKVPSATAALNELGVYKLAPQDVDILFNLRTNWPNTGK comes from the exons ATGGCGTCTTGTGAAACTGATGAGGCATTAAACAAATCGGACCACCATGACTTGGAGAAACCAACTGAAGTCCCTCTAAACCCTGATCCAAATACAACCGATCTACCGTTTTATGTCTGTGAGTTTGTGGAGAAAGAGATTGGAAATGATTTCAAGTCCTTGTGGAAGGTTTCCGGTCTTATTGATAAAATTGCAGAAGAGAAGAAACATCTGGAGGAGCAG GTTCTGACGGTCTCTTCTGAAGCTCCAAAACGAATTCAGGCTGCCCTAAATAATGCTGAAAGTTCCCAGTCCTCCCTCGTAGCTCTGCTGAAAAGAGAAGGCACTGTGAGCGAGGCCATCACTAAACATCTGGAAAACGCTGCCTCGTGGATGGATGATTTAGGAGCACTGACCGACCAGATCAATGAAGTGGAGCGTCACCTATCTTACTTAAAGTGGATTTCACAGATTGAAGAACTGAG TGACAACATTCAACAACATCTAATGACCAATAATGTGGCCGAAGCTGCCAGTACCTTGGTGTCTATGACGGAACACGCTATTAAGCTCCAGGATTCCTCATGCATTCATCTATTGAAATTTATGACCTCTACAGTTCAGTTCTGGCACAAAATACTGAAGGACAAATTAACAAG CGACTTTGAAGAAGTGTTAAGTCAGTTACACTGGCCTTTTATTGGTCCTCTTCAGCCACCGACACCAGTGTCATCATCAGCATCTGGGAGTGTAGCAGACGTCTACGCTAGCTTGGAAATGCTCTTCACTCAACTCCTAAAGCTTCAGATTTC AGATGAATTAATAAGTAAACCTAAACAGGTGCCTGAGAAATATTCTCTTCCAGCATCCCCTCCTATCATTCTTCCCATCCAAATTATGCTGTCTCCTCTGCAGAAAAGGTTCCGCTATCATTTTTCTGGAAACAGACAGACGAATGTTTTAAGTAAG CCTGAATGGTACCTTACCCAGGTTCTCATGTGGATCGGAAACCACACAAAATTTTTAAATGAAAAGATTCAGCCAATTCTGAAGAGTTCaagatccactgtgaatgcaaag ATGGAATTTACTCGAGGACTTGTCATGCTGGTACTGGAGAAGTTGTCTATTGACATTCCTTGTTTGTTGTATGATGACGTCCTTTTCTGTCACCTTGTGGATGAGGTACTCTTGTTTCAAAGGGAACTCCACACAGCACATGGATATCTAAGCAGCCTGCCAAATTGCATGCACATCCTTTCAGAGGACACTTTCTTTCAGCGATGGCTGACAGTGGAAAGAAAAT TGGCTCTAGAAAAGATGGATTCTATGCTGTCATCAGAGGCTGCCTGGTCATCACAGTACAAAGACATCTCTGATGTTGATGAGATGAAATTTCCAGACTGTGCAGAGACATTTATGACTCTTCTGCTTGTTATAACAg ACAGATATAAGAACCTCCCCACCGCAGAAAAGAAACTGAAGTTTTTGGAGCTGCAGAAAAATTTAGTTGATGACTTTAGGATTCGTTTAACACAAGTGATGAAGGAAGAGAACCGAGCTCTTCTCAGCTTTAAATACTGTGCAATCCTGAATGCAGTCAATTATATTGCAACTGTGCTTGGAGACTGGGCTGACAACATT TTTTTCTTACAGCTGCAGCAAGCTGCACTGGAGGTTTGCACTGCTATAAATTCTAGCAATAAGCTACAACTTGGGCAGCTGGCTTCCATGGAAATCTCTGTGTTTGATGATATGATTAATCTTCTTGAGCGACTAAAAAACGATATGTTATCGCGTCAAGTTGAGCATGTTTTCCGAGAAGTCAAAGAAGGAGCGAAGATGTACAAGAAAGAAAG ATGGCTATCGTTGCCTTCACAGTCAGAACAAGCTGTGATGTCATTATCCAGCTCAGCATGCCCGATGCTACTGACGCTCAGGGACCGTCTTCTGCAACTGGAACAACAGCTGTGTCATACGTTATTCAAAAGTGTTTGGCAAATGCTTGCCGAAAAGCTGGATTTGTTCATTTATCAAGAC GTCATTTTGGCCAATCATTTCAATGAAGGTGGAGCAGCACAATTGCAGTTTGATATGTCAAGGAATCTCTTTCCTTTATTTTCCCATTACTGCAAAAGGCCAGAGAATTATTTTAAGCA TGTGAAAGAAGCCTGCACGATTCTGAATCTTAGCGTGGGCTCTGCATTGCTTCTGAAGGACGTGTTACAGTCTGCAGCACCGTGCTTGGATAAAACCGCTACTAATGACAAAGTGCCCTCCGCTACAGCAGCACTAAACGAACTTGGAGTCTATAAACTGGCACCCCAGGATGTGGACATTCTTTTCAATTTACGAACAAACTGGCCAAATACTGGAAAATAA